The DNA sequence GGATGAATCTGAATTGCGAACCGTTGAAGATTGAAGTAACGGCTAAGAGCAAATTATGAAAGGAAGGGTTCATCCCTTGAAAATTGAAATAGGTAATAGGATTAAGTCTCAAATCTAACTGGGCAACGActaaatctaatttaaatttattagcaTATGAACTTGGCCAAATATGCAAGAGATTCAATGAAAATCCAAATTGGACGGACGGCTGTGCCACAAATTTGATCACTTCCAAGTTCCAACTTGGAAAAATGAATTGAATTGCCATTAAATGAAGTAAGTATAAAGAATGCTTATTACATCAAAATTATCATTCTAGggtgaaacaataaaaaataaaaaataaaaaatgctaatGTCATTTTGTTAATTTCTCTGCCTGTCTAAGGGTGCGAAAAATTTTGTAGTAAATGTCATCATCAGGTATATACAGAAAAGAATCAAAGCTACTCTTCTATTCATCAGGGTATCCccattcttctctcttcttcttcttcttcttcaaagttCAAATGTAGCGGCCAAGCATGATAAGCATAACACTTGTATCATCCATGGAGCCGCGGGAAACGGACAAATCTACAAGCTTTTTACATGCCAGCAATGGCTGCGGCTTGCTGCTACCTACGCAAAGAGGTCGAGCGATGTCTACTGCTTCTTGGTTACTAACCTGAGACAAGAGTTGCAATCAACAACTTATTAGTGATCGATCCAATACTATGAAACTATGAACAAAGCACTGGATTTGATTTTAATGCTAATTTACCTTATCCCATAATCCATCTGAAGCTAAGATTAACAAGTCATGTTCAGGTTCGATCCTGATAACTTTGGTCTCGGGTTCCGCGATCACCCATTGTTTTAGGTGCCTATCGCCGATTCCCCTCGACACAGCAAGGGATCCTTGGATCCTCCAAACTCCGCGGCACAGATCAACATAGCCACCCtgcaaaacaaattcaaattttGTTCAATACATAAGAATGAACATAGCCAATACGGAAATCATGATGATTCATGGAATGCTTCTTACCAGAGTCTCAATTCTTTCCCTTTCATCTTCCCGGGAAGGGCGGTGATCGGAAGTGAGGGCCTCAGCAACCCCTCCTCTGCTTATAACGGCGCGGCAATCGCCGGCATTGGACACAGCAAGGTTACCATTGCGAATCAAAGCGGTGACACAGCAAGATCCGCCATGGAGATCACTTTTCAAGAAAGCAGAATCAGTCTTGAGATAACCGCGCTTCACAGCCTCCTCAATGCTATCTTCTTCTTCGCTAAGAATCACTTCATCTAACACattcttttctaagttatttgcCACAAATTCGGCAGCTTTTGCACCACCGTGCCcatcgaaaattccaaaaaatgcctgcattcatcaaattTTGCTAATTAGATTTTCTCCAAATCCATTCCACCTAGGGTTACATGAATCCcattaataagaaataaaaacCCTAAATCATTGAGCAAACCCATccacaaaattaaaaagaaaaagtaaaattttgtTACCAGTTTTTGTTGGCCGCGTAGGTTATCAGCTGCGGAGTAGCGATCTTCCATGTACTCCCTCCTCCCTCTCTTGCAATAAACAGAGAAGGCATCACGCTCCTCCTCCACAACATCACGCGGCGGCGCAACAGAGGGTGTGGGCGGAATCCCAAAGGCCAAGGAGCTAACAGGTATATCAAGCCTAGCAggcctcttcctcttcaaaacGGTGCCGTTTGGTGACGTAGCGGAAGCTGAAACGGCAACAACACCGGAAAGCGAAGCGGGAATAGGCGGCTTGGGAAGACGAAGACGCAACGGCgacgaagaaggagaagaaggagaaggagaagaagaagaagcgggagAAGAGCAAGACGACGCCGTAGAAGAAGCCGCAGCAGCAGAAATTGAAGTAATGATTGAAGGCTTGGAGTAGAATAGCGACGACGGAGGAGAGAACACTGGAGAATTGGAAACTGCGACGGAGCAAGACATGTTctattctattcaattcaattcgaTTTGAAACGTTGGAATTggtctctctttctctttctctctgatTGGTTACACAAgaagagaggaaaagaagagagaggaatGTGTATTTATAGGGTTCAGAAACAGAGAAGCAGTGTGGGGCCCGTTTCATTTTTTGCGTGTTATTTGCCGCACAGGCACACAGCTATGTATGTAATCTATCCTCAGTCAAATTTCTTTCTTTAAAACCTTCTTTGACCActattttctctctctaaatGACTCTTTTCACCCTCCCTAATCTGCTTTTCTGTTACCCTTCTCATTTCGTTATACTACTATTTATTTATCTTAGTAATaacaacaaatttaatttttccaTTTTTCTCCTCTATTAgtgtaaattaaatattttaaatattttatataattaaaaaatattaaaataattaaaaaaaaataatttatattttaatatcaatcaaataccaaaatatcattataatttatctaaaaaatactttatattttatatatatatcgtgTTTCCGTAtcttataagaattttaaatttctatgTCGGTATATTTCGTATCATGTGTCCGTGCATCATAAATAACAGTACTGTAGTAAAAAATGTTGAGTAAAAAAAGTGAAAATTGCActctttataattaaaaaaaaattaaaaacattataTACAATATATGTTTTCCTCAACAATCAACATGTAACTACAATATTTTACTTTTCACCAAATATCATTTTTCACCAAAAGAATTCCCTAACATAAATGTCGCATGTGACAACTTATGGTAATATAACATGAATaacttcaaaaaatattttaaaatacgatgaaattaatataaaaaaaaaactatatcatGAAAGGCAGaatatttttgtttgaatttaaaacatttaagataaaaataaaaaataagaaataatattAACATTTACTTCTAAATAtttgagataaaaataataatttactgaTAGAATAAtacttactttttttttatatattttctctGTTTGCCCTATGGATTAGTGTaacttaagttttttttttttttttttttttttaaaaagcataatccttgctaggactttgtTCTGTAATTGGTTAACGTTACATGTTTCTTAAAAAGAAAGATACTCTAATGATCAAGCTAGTTAATGCATAAAATAGTGGTCAACTGGTCATGAATGTGAATGAGTGTAAAAAAGGTAAATATATGTTGACTAAAGAGAATATTACctcttattttaaattatttattttagaaaaatatatattattctgtttttgaaattgaaatgcaTAATTATTAGCGGGAATTAGTATTTTCTAGAAAAGATCTGCAAAAAATATGTAGAGGTATTAGCATTAAAATCTACTTTGAATGTTGACCAGAACCTGTTGTTATTAAAGGTATTTTGAATTGAACAACGAAGGGTATGAATGTGATTTGGGCGGTGAAGAAGTGTAATATGGGGAAGTAAATACAACTGTTAAAGACtagaatattattaaattaaaaaaacatttgAGGGGTGGGGGGGGGGTGTTCTAAATTCTAATTGCAGCCTGcggataaaataattaaataaataagagtATAGTTAGATTGTATTTTAAGAGcatattttaaaagaataataataaaaaattattaaattttttatgtatcaAATATATgtataacatatatttttaatatttttataaaatattgttataatattttttaaacatgCTCTTAAAAACAGAAGATAACaagattcaataaataaa is a window from the Arachis hypogaea cultivar Tifrunner chromosome 17, arahy.Tifrunner.gnm2.J5K5, whole genome shotgun sequence genome containing:
- the LOC112765166 gene encoding probable protein phosphatase 2C 25 yields the protein MSCSVAVSNSPVFSPPSSLFYSKPSIITSISAAAASSTASSCSSPASSSSPSPSSPSSSPLRLRLPKPPIPASLSGVVAVSASATSPNGTVLKRKRPARLDIPVSSLAFGIPPTPSVAPPRDVVEEERDAFSVYCKRGRREYMEDRYSAADNLRGQQKLAFFGIFDGHGGAKAAEFVANNLEKNVLDEVILSEEEDSIEEAVKRGYLKTDSAFLKSDLHGGSCCVTALIRNGNLAVSNAGDCRAVISRGGVAEALTSDHRPSREDERERIETLGGYVDLCRGVWRIQGSLAVSRGIGDRHLKQWVIAEPETKVIRIEPEHDLLILASDGLWDKVSNQEAVDIARPLCVGSSKPQPLLACKKLVDLSVSRGSMDDTSVMLIMLGRYI